In the genome of Pelobacter seleniigenes DSM 18267, one region contains:
- a CDS encoding ABC transporter permease subunit has protein sequence MVEKTPALDLFTYVALIAGIAVVGFPIFYAIIAATLPLEEVSRVPMPLIPGDQLFANLATAWNRGDLGTQLLNSFIMAGGITFGKIVVSLFGAFSIVYFDYRLRAVAFATVFCTLMLPVEVRILPTYEMAANLFGPLQPLWDALGLNGLVSWFAGHDISVKLEFSLLDSYAGLILPLTASATCTFLFRQFFLTIPEELCEAAKMDGASPMTFFWKILVPLSKTNIAALVVIEFVYGWNQYLWPLLITTDPKMTTAVIGLKHLLPSPEDPPDWHIAMAGALIVVLPPVLVVLVMQRWFVKGLVEREK, from the coding sequence ATGGTTGAAAAGACACCGGCCCTTGACCTGTTCACCTATGTGGCGTTGATTGCGGGAATTGCCGTGGTTGGCTTCCCGATCTTCTATGCCATTATTGCCGCAACCTTGCCCCTCGAAGAGGTTTCGCGAGTGCCCATGCCGTTGATTCCGGGGGATCAGCTGTTTGCCAACCTGGCCACGGCCTGGAACCGCGGCGACCTGGGGACGCAGCTGCTGAACTCCTTTATCATGGCGGGCGGTATCACCTTCGGGAAAATCGTGGTTTCGCTGTTCGGCGCTTTTTCCATTGTCTATTTTGATTACCGGCTACGCGCGGTGGCCTTCGCGACGGTCTTCTGTACCCTGATGTTGCCGGTGGAGGTGCGCATTCTGCCCACTTACGAAATGGCTGCCAACCTGTTCGGTCCCCTCCAGCCGCTCTGGGATGCCTTGGGTTTGAACGGACTGGTCAGCTGGTTCGCCGGACATGATATTTCGGTCAAGCTGGAATTCAGCCTGCTCGATAGTTATGCCGGGTTGATTCTGCCGCTGACCGCGTCCGCCACCTGTACCTTTCTGTTCCGGCAGTTTTTTCTGACCATTCCGGAAGAACTCTGCGAAGCCGCTAAGATGGACGGTGCCTCGCCGATGACCTTTTTCTGGAAAATCCTCGTGCCGCTGTCCAAAACCAATATTGCCGCCCTGGTGGTGATCGAGTTCGTTTACGGCTGGAATCAGTATCTTTGGCCGTTGCTGATCACCACGGACCCGAAGATGACCACGGCGGTGATCGGCCTGAAACACCTGCTGCCGTCCCCGGAAGATCCACCAGACTGGCATATCGCCATGGCTGGAGCGCTGATTGTGGTGCTGCCGCCGGTGCTGGTGGTGCTGGTGATGCAGCGCTGGTTTGTCAAAGGTCTGGTGGAAAGGGAAAAATGA
- a CDS encoding nuclear transport factor 2 family protein — MTPKELIEQWVEAFNAGDVLRLAEFYSEDAVNHQVAEQPVVGRQAIAEMFAREFARADMTCLVENLFADGDWAILEWKDPLGLRGCGFFRIEQGKIAIQRGYWDKLSFLRQHGLPLPTE, encoded by the coding sequence ATGACTCCGAAGGAACTGATCGAACAGTGGGTAGAGGCGTTCAACGCCGGGGATGTGTTGCGCCTGGCGGAATTCTATAGCGAGGATGCAGTCAATCACCAGGTTGCCGAGCAGCCGGTGGTCGGCCGCCAGGCCATCGCAGAGATGTTCGCCCGTGAATTTGCCAGGGCCGACATGACCTGTCTGGTCGAAAACCTGTTTGCCGACGGCGACTGGGCGATTCTTGAATGGAAAGATCCCCTCGGCCTGCGCGGCTGCGGATTTTTCCGTATCGAACAGGGCAAGATCGCTATTCAACGCGGCTACTGGGACAAGCTCTCATTCCTGCGTCAGCACGGCTTGCCGTTGCCGACCGAGTAG
- a CDS encoding diguanylate cyclase, producing MSILTVLLVVGFLFTSIVSYFVAQKTLAEQIAGSTLPLTSDNIYSEIQQDLLRPIFISSLMAHDTFVRDWVLAGETDPDKMVRYLREIQKRYGTVTSFFVSEYSHHYYHSSGVLKTVSPDDPQDRWYFNMPKVLQDYQVNIDRDTSDLTSMTVFINYKVYDYLGNYIGTIGVGLGVKSVKGLIETYQERYGRTIFFTDRQGKVALVGSQYDGPNSLRDIPGLDIYATQILTSPSTSLTYQQDNHTYYFNSRLVEDFNWYLIVLEKETAGEARIQKTLLINIAISLAITTVVLIIAGITIGNYQKRLEAMATTDKLTGLTNRQMFDFLYKQAWKANLRRKTALSILIIDIDHFKHVNDTYGHPAGDQVLQAVAKALAETLRGDDMLFRWGGEEFLALLSDCSIDQARILAERLRSRVEEQAIYRGEATIQVTVSLGAAELQVDEEADRLISRADQALYRAKHGGRNRVETATGQSS from the coding sequence CCGAAATTCAACAGGATCTGCTGCGGCCGATCTTTATCTCTTCTCTGATGGCCCATGATACCTTCGTCCGTGACTGGGTTCTGGCCGGGGAAACCGACCCCGACAAAATGGTTCGTTACCTGCGGGAAATCCAAAAGCGCTACGGCACGGTGACCAGTTTTTTCGTCTCCGAATACAGCCACCACTACTATCATTCCAGCGGCGTGCTGAAAACAGTCTCCCCGGATGACCCGCAGGACCGCTGGTATTTCAATATGCCCAAGGTGCTGCAGGACTATCAGGTCAATATCGATCGCGACACCTCCGACCTGACCAGTATGACCGTATTCATCAACTACAAGGTCTACGATTACCTCGGCAATTACATCGGCACCATCGGAGTCGGTCTTGGGGTTAAATCGGTCAAAGGGCTCATCGAAACCTACCAGGAACGCTATGGCCGGACCATATTTTTCACGGATCGGCAGGGCAAGGTCGCTCTGGTCGGCAGTCAATACGACGGGCCGAATAGCCTCAGGGATATCCCCGGGCTGGATATCTACGCCACCCAGATTCTGACGTCACCCAGTACCTCCTTGACCTATCAGCAGGACAACCATACCTATTATTTCAACAGCCGCCTGGTGGAAGATTTCAACTGGTATCTGATCGTCCTGGAAAAAGAGACGGCGGGAGAAGCGCGCATCCAGAAAACCCTGCTGATCAACATCGCCATCAGCCTGGCTATCACCACGGTGGTGTTGATCATCGCCGGAATCACCATCGGCAACTACCAAAAGCGCCTGGAAGCCATGGCCACCACTGACAAACTGACCGGGCTGACCAATCGGCAAATGTTCGATTTCCTCTACAAACAGGCCTGGAAAGCCAATCTGCGCCGCAAAACCGCGCTGTCCATCCTGATCATCGATATCGACCACTTCAAACATGTCAACGACACCTATGGCCATCCGGCCGGTGATCAGGTGCTGCAGGCGGTGGCCAAGGCCCTCGCGGAAACCCTGCGCGGCGACGATATGCTGTTCCGCTGGGGGGGCGAAGAGTTTCTGGCCCTGCTCTCCGATTGCAGTATTGACCAGGCCAGGATTCTGGCGGAACGCTTGCGCAGCAGGGTCGAGGAGCAGGCGATTTATCGCGGCGAAGCGACCATCCAGGTCACGGTCAGTCTGGGAGCGGCCGAATTGCAAGTGGATGAAGAAGCGGACCGGCTGATTTCAAGGGCAGATCAGGCTCTTTACCGGGCCAAACACGGCGGCCGCAACCGGGTCGAAACCGCAACCGGACAGTCATCATGA
- the ugpA gene encoding sn-glycerol-3-phosphate ABC transporter permease UgpA has product MKKRSYFKTRSLPYLLILPQILITVTFFYWPALQGLVASFQLSDPFGLRTRFVWFDNYVALFTDPLYLKSIMTTLLFSGSVALVSICVGLFLATMANRALRLTAVTRTLLIWPYAIAPAISGILWLFLLHPSYGVIAIFLEKWFGLAWNPLLEGSHAMLMIVLASSWKNISYNFVFFLAGLQAVPHSLIEAAAMDGAGPFRRFWTITFPLLSPTMFFVTVMTIIFSFFESFGIIHTVTQGGPGGATNILVYKVYQDGFVGLNLGSSSAQSIVLMALIILITVLQFKYVERKVQYTG; this is encoded by the coding sequence ATCAAAAAACGCTCCTATTTCAAAACCCGGTCGCTGCCCTATCTGCTGATTCTGCCGCAGATTCTGATCACTGTGACTTTTTTCTACTGGCCTGCATTGCAGGGCCTGGTGGCCTCTTTCCAGTTGAGCGATCCGTTCGGTTTGCGGACCCGCTTTGTCTGGTTCGACAACTATGTGGCCTTGTTCACCGATCCCCTCTACCTGAAATCGATTATGACCACGCTGCTGTTCAGCGGTTCGGTGGCGCTGGTCTCCATCTGTGTCGGATTGTTCCTGGCGACCATGGCCAACCGGGCTTTGCGGCTGACCGCCGTGACCCGGACTCTGCTGATCTGGCCCTATGCCATCGCTCCGGCCATCTCCGGAATCCTCTGGCTGTTTCTGCTCCATCCTTCCTATGGGGTGATCGCGATCTTTCTGGAAAAATGGTTCGGTCTGGCCTGGAACCCGCTTCTGGAAGGCTCCCATGCCATGCTGATGATCGTCCTGGCCAGTTCCTGGAAGAACATCAGCTACAATTTCGTTTTTTTCCTGGCCGGACTGCAGGCGGTGCCGCATTCCCTCATTGAAGCAGCAGCCATGGATGGGGCCGGGCCTTTCCGGCGCTTTTGGACCATCACCTTTCCGTTGTTGTCGCCGACCATGTTCTTTGTCACAGTGATGACCATTATCTTTTCGTTCTTCGAGTCCTTCGGCATCATCCATACCGTGACCCAGGGCGGGCCGGGCGGGGCAACCAATATTCTGGTCTACAAGGTCTACCAGGATGGCTTTGTCGGTCTGAATCTCGGCTCCTCTTCGGCCCAGTCCATTGTGTTGATGGCGCTGATCATTCTGATTACCGTTCTGCAATTCAAATATGTGGAACGAAAAGTCCAATATACCGGGTAA
- a CDS encoding iron-containing alcohol dehydrogenase has translation MTMVNINNHPFIIDPHTGLSGCTCGKPHPAPTATLYLGVDAARVMADDCRAVFADQPVLLLSDPDVQRVVGHTLEEQLRATGVNLTSFLLDADPVADDQTVAKVRMLSADKALVISVGSGTLNDLGKYAASADGKPFWVMPTAPSMNGYTSGIAAIKVKGVKRTLPATPPERLYVLPEVIQNAPLKLRQAGFCDVLAKVVSDIDWQAESLLFSQSYCGLPAAMMAGVEKDYSEQPEAIGRGEEKAVMGLFHGLLISGVAMSLAGSSAPASGGEHLMSHFWDMREPLTGRVPERHGLQVGLGIILSAACYQLLAGLDKKALAPRAEAEFSATAARIPEIWGPYAAEVAGQFANKRDALAAFDEQLPRYWEKLRPLFGQVRPPEYFVELFSRVGAPFGLEAFRLSVDEFLLAAMNSRAIRERITVLDFAAHAGILEQAAARALALIRT, from the coding sequence ATGACGATGGTCAACATCAATAATCACCCCTTTATTATCGACCCGCACACCGGGCTGAGCGGTTGTACCTGTGGAAAGCCGCATCCCGCGCCGACCGCAACCCTTTACTTGGGTGTCGATGCCGCACGGGTCATGGCCGACGATTGCCGGGCGGTTTTTGCCGACCAGCCGGTTTTGCTGCTCAGCGATCCGGATGTTCAGCGCGTGGTCGGTCATACCCTGGAGGAGCAGCTGCGGGCAACCGGCGTCAATCTGACCAGTTTCCTCCTTGACGCCGACCCGGTGGCCGATGATCAAACCGTTGCCAAGGTCCGCATGCTCAGTGCCGACAAGGCACTGGTGATTTCGGTCGGCTCCGGAACCCTCAACGACCTGGGAAAATATGCGGCCAGCGCAGACGGCAAACCGTTCTGGGTGATGCCGACGGCACCCTCCATGAATGGTTACACCTCCGGGATCGCCGCGATCAAGGTCAAGGGGGTAAAACGGACCCTGCCCGCGACCCCGCCGGAGCGTTTGTATGTCCTTCCAGAGGTGATTCAAAACGCTCCCCTTAAGCTGCGTCAGGCGGGTTTTTGTGATGTCCTGGCCAAAGTGGTGTCGGATATCGACTGGCAGGCGGAGTCCCTGTTGTTCAGTCAGAGCTATTGCGGTTTGCCGGCGGCCATGATGGCCGGAGTGGAAAAGGATTACAGTGAGCAACCCGAAGCCATCGGCCGGGGGGAAGAAAAGGCGGTCATGGGGCTATTCCATGGGTTGCTGATTTCCGGTGTGGCCATGAGTCTGGCCGGGTCCAGCGCTCCGGCCTCGGGCGGGGAGCATCTGATGTCGCACTTCTGGGACATGCGGGAACCCTTGACCGGGCGCGTACCGGAACGGCACGGCCTACAGGTCGGTCTGGGGATCATCCTATCTGCGGCCTGTTACCAGTTACTGGCCGGGCTGGACAAAAAGGCTCTGGCGCCCCGTGCGGAAGCGGAATTTTCCGCCACTGCTGCGCGTATCCCGGAGATCTGGGGACCTTATGCCGCTGAGGTTGCCGGCCAGTTTGCCAACAAGCGGGACGCTTTGGCTGCCTTTGATGAACAGTTGCCACGGTATTGGGAAAAACTTCGCCCGCTGTTCGGACAGGTGCGACCGCCGGAATATTTTGTTGAGCTGTTCTCCAGGGTTGGTGCGCCTTTTGGGCTTGAGGCGTTCAGGTTGTCGGTGGATGAATTCCTGCTGGCGGCCATGAACAGCCGCGCCATTCGGGAGCGGATCACCGTGCTCGATTTTGCCGCGCATGCCGGTATCCTCGAGCAGGCCGCCGCGCGCGCGCTGGCCTTGATTCGTACCTAG